The Hemibagrus wyckioides isolate EC202008001 linkage group LG10, SWU_Hwy_1.0, whole genome shotgun sequence genome includes a window with the following:
- the lamp3 gene encoding lysosome-associated membrane glycoprotein 3, whose amino-acid sequence MTKAQRIAVHFFILAALLFVGSSVSSEIDNSSLSEVIVNQVKDVEVMRNMSKKPSLQPKESKPLIETYILKKGAQVCVMARLGVEFVVKENKKTLYFNMDPKSTTATGYCSDQKAVLSLEFDGGNLQFTFIKNGDQSYVTKLSTLLEPEPSCKQCKRQSYPGVMDHEKLFKTNKGKSFKCQSRTTLKMADNLKIKLIPLQIQAFDLPMNTFGKETECWADYTKRILPIVVGAVVAGIILCAILVYVMKRERRGQGYEQL is encoded by the exons ATGACTAAGGCACAACGCATTGCCGTGCACTTTTTCATCCTCGCTGCTCTGCTGTTTGTGG GAAGCAGTGTGTCATCTGAAATTGACAATTCTTCACTGTCTGAGGTCATTGTGAACCAAGTGAAGGATGTCGAAGTTATGCGCAACATGTCCAAAAAACCAAGCCTCCAACCCAAAGAGAGCAAGCCACTGATAGAAACATACATCCTGAAGAAAGGtgctcaagtgtgtgtgatggccaGGCTTGGTGTGGAGTTTGTGGTAAAAGAGAACAAG AAAACGTTGTATTTTAACATGGACCCCAAATCCACCACGGCCACGGGATACTGTTCTGACCAGAAAGCTGTCCTCTCGCTCGAATTTGATGGAGGAAACCTTCAATTTACTTTCATCAAG AACGGAGATCAGTCATATGTGACCAAGCTGAGTACGCTGCTGGAGCCTGAACCTTCCTGTAAACAATGCAAAA GACAAAGCTACCCTGGTGTAATGGACCATGAAAAGCTCTTTAAGACCAACAAGGGCAAGAGCTTCAAGTGCCAGTCAAGGACTACCCTAAAGATGGCTGATAACCTGAAGATTAAACTAATCCCTCTGCAGATTCAAGCTTTTGACCTTCCCATGAACACTTTTGGAAAAG AGACAGAGTGCTGGGCTGACTACACCAAAAGGATCCTGCCCATCGTGGTGGGTGCTGTGGTCGCAGGAATAATCCTCTGTGCCATTTTGGTGTATGTGATGAAGCGTGAACGCCGTGGTCAAGGATATGAACAACTCTGA